Proteins encoded within one genomic window of bacterium:
- the nrdR gene encoding transcriptional regulator NrdR: protein MKCPACGFPKDKVIDSRLSKDGQAIRRRRECLQCRRRYTTYEYIESSLMIVKKDGRREPFDRQKIMSGLRKACEKRPIGIDILERLVDNIENEIQAQGHSEVQAPLIGEMVMNALQKLDGVAYVRFASVYRSFREAADFAEAAKSFAQKNEPKK, encoded by the coding sequence ATGAAATGTCCAGCTTGCGGTTTTCCCAAAGACAAGGTAATAGACTCAAGGCTCTCCAAGGACGGACAGGCCATCCGGCGCCGCCGTGAATGCCTGCAGTGCCGCCGCCGTTACACCACCTACGAGTACATCGAGTCCTCGCTGATGATCGTGAAGAAGGACGGACGGCGCGAGCCCTTTGACCGCCAGAAGATCATGTCCGGGCTGCGCAAGGCCTGCGAGAAGCGGCCGATCGGGATCGACATATTGGAGCGTCTGGTGGACAACATCGAGAACGAGATCCAGGCCCAGGGGCACAGCGAGGTCCAGGCCCCGCTGATCGGCGAGATGGTGATGAACGCCCTGCAGAAGCTGGACGGGGTGGCCTATGTCCGGTTCGCCTCGGTCTACCGTTCGTTCCGGGAGGCCGCGGATTTTGCCGAGGCCGCCAAGAGCTTTGCCCAGAAGAACGAACCCAAGAAATAG